One Kitasatospora sp. MAP12-44 DNA segment encodes these proteins:
- a CDS encoding peptidase M23 → MRRLLTVLATATLLAAGLLAAPAAQAASAAPASPASPALSYKTVYVFQTGAHIRACPTTSCTIVDTVSHIYLDDWCQTDVGTTPVVDPGAPGGKNPWWSEVTLTSGSDSAWISNTNLQGGIKIAGVPDCAS, encoded by the coding sequence ATGCGCCGTCTGCTCACCGTCCTCGCCACCGCCACCCTGCTCGCGGCCGGCCTCCTCGCCGCCCCGGCGGCCCAGGCCGCCAGCGCCGCGCCCGCCTCCCCCGCCTCCCCCGCGCTCTCCTACAAGACCGTCTACGTCTTCCAGACGGGCGCCCACATCCGTGCGTGCCCGACGACCAGCTGCACCATCGTGGACACCGTCTCCCACATCTACCTCGACGACTGGTGCCAGACCGACGTGGGGACCACCCCCGTCGTCGACCCCGGCGCCCCCGGTGGCAAGAACCCCTGGTGGAGCGAGGTCACCCTCACCAGCGGCAGCGACTCGGCCTGGATCAGCAACACCAACCTCCAGGGCGGCATCAAGATCGCCGGAGTCCCCGACTGCGCCTCCTGA
- a CDS encoding 4'-phosphopantetheinyl transferase superfamily protein: protein MRGLGAAGRGVDAWLADLGADVRSLSPARYADDLTEAERRRAAGYLDDQDARLFLRSRLAVRALLADRLGEAPGAVHLATTASGKPYLPDHPDVRVSWSRSEDLLLLGITEEGPIGVDLERLRVIPSAAHVLASVYPAVPPSAEQSGPDLFFYAWTLLEAAVKATGRGLAEGAGDVTLTFPAAGGAALLGIAGSGAEPWSASTDLLTGRSPDDRLMASFVSRTTRPGVRLHRWPA, encoded by the coding sequence ATGAGGGGCCTGGGCGCGGCCGGCCGCGGGGTGGACGCCTGGCTGGCGGATCTGGGGGCCGACGTGCGGTCGCTCTCCCCGGCCCGCTACGCCGACGACCTCACCGAGGCCGAGCGCCGACGCGCCGCCGGCTACCTCGACGACCAGGACGCCCGGCTCTTCCTGCGCTCCCGGCTGGCGGTGCGCGCCCTGCTCGCCGACCGGCTCGGCGAGGCCCCCGGGGCCGTGCACCTGGCCACCACCGCAAGCGGCAAGCCGTACCTGCCGGACCACCCGGACGTCCGGGTCAGCTGGTCCCGCTCGGAGGACCTGCTGCTGCTCGGGATCACCGAGGAGGGGCCGATCGGGGTGGACCTGGAGCGCCTGCGGGTGATCCCCTCGGCCGCGCACGTACTCGCCTCGGTCTACCCGGCGGTGCCGCCGAGCGCCGAGCAGTCCGGGCCCGACCTGTTCTTCTACGCCTGGACCCTGCTGGAGGCCGCGGTCAAGGCCACCGGGCGGGGCCTGGCCGAGGGGGCCGGCGACGTCACGCTGACCTTCCCGGCCGCCGGGGGCGCGGCGCTGCTGGGCATCGCCGGCAGCGGGGCCGAGCCCTGGTCCGCCAGCACCGACCTGCTGACCGGCCGGAGCCCGGACGACCGGCTGATGGCCTCGTTCGTCTCCCGGACCACCCGCCCGGGGGTGCGACTGCACCGCTGGCCGGCCTGA
- a CDS encoding C45 family autoproteolytic acyltransferase/hydolase: MSWVEKSAVVLENEHVLLRPITAEDRPSLRTIALDAAIWRYFVTRIDSEADYEKYFDATLADQLAGRRAVFHITDKRTGRAAGSMSFGNLAEADGRLEIGWSWLGLEFQGQGINRWAKYLLMGHAFEQLGAERVEFKTDVLNQQARRGLLNIGASEDGVLRSFNPMPDGAAPGRHLLQRAAGRMARGEGPVGDQPEDRPGPARGAGRMSGGAVPLVRATGDPYALGLAHGAALAAPLHSFLDDSLARLNHLVQPPLSMTALQPTIAAYRAAVEAATPELADEVRGLADGAGLSEPQAWLLQLRREVMGYHKVPTAGDCTTYARAGSAFAGDAVLAQTVDLNGDLDDRISVLDFGRAAGSRRSLVLSFAGLLGYLGLNSDGLAIGLNLVLGGDWRPGLPPYLAIRHLLDTTGSVDEALEALRGLRLASSRSLTLCDHERTVCVELLGDELRLLPDAQESRHTNHFLHPDFAPRDELNIFARNSSLRRLKTAEAGLADLDPRATPEEHFALLSQPPICVPDEGDIRRERTVAAVVLLPERGELHLRPGDPSHSGTQVFSLRPT; the protein is encoded by the coding sequence AAGTCGGCAGTCGTCCTGGAGAACGAGCACGTCCTGCTGCGGCCGATCACCGCCGAGGACCGCCCCTCGCTGCGCACCATCGCGCTGGACGCGGCGATCTGGCGCTACTTCGTGACCCGGATCGACAGCGAGGCGGACTACGAGAAGTACTTCGACGCCACCCTTGCCGACCAACTGGCCGGTCGGCGCGCGGTCTTCCACATCACCGACAAGCGCACCGGTCGCGCGGCCGGCAGCATGAGCTTCGGCAACCTGGCCGAGGCGGACGGCCGGTTGGAGATCGGCTGGTCCTGGCTCGGCCTGGAGTTCCAGGGCCAGGGCATCAACCGCTGGGCCAAGTACCTGCTGATGGGCCACGCCTTCGAGCAACTGGGCGCCGAGCGCGTCGAGTTCAAGACCGACGTGCTCAACCAGCAGGCGCGCCGCGGCCTGCTGAACATCGGGGCCAGCGAGGACGGCGTGCTGCGCAGCTTCAACCCGATGCCCGACGGGGCGGCGCCGGGACGCCATCTTCTACAGCGTGCTGCGGGCCGAATGGCCCGAGGTGAAGGCCCAGTTGGCGACCAGCCCGAAGATCGCCCGGGCCCTGCACGCGGAGCCGGTCGGATGAGCGGCGGCGCCGTCCCGCTGGTGCGGGCGACCGGCGACCCGTACGCGCTGGGGCTGGCGCACGGCGCGGCCCTGGCCGCACCGCTGCACAGCTTCCTGGACGACTCGCTCGCCCGGCTCAACCACCTGGTGCAGCCGCCGCTGTCGATGACCGCACTGCAGCCGACGATCGCCGCCTACCGGGCGGCGGTCGAGGCCGCGACACCCGAACTGGCCGACGAGGTAAGGGGACTGGCCGACGGCGCCGGGCTGAGCGAGCCGCAGGCCTGGCTGCTGCAACTGCGCCGGGAGGTGATGGGCTACCACAAGGTGCCTACGGCGGGCGACTGCACCACCTACGCCCGGGCCGGCTCGGCCTTCGCGGGGGACGCCGTCCTCGCCCAGACCGTCGACCTCAACGGCGACCTGGACGACCGGATCAGCGTGCTGGACTTCGGCCGGGCCGCCGGCTCCCGCCGCTCGCTGGTGCTGAGCTTCGCCGGGCTGCTCGGCTACCTCGGCCTCAACAGCGACGGCCTGGCGATCGGGCTGAACCTGGTGCTCGGCGGCGACTGGCGTCCCGGCCTGCCGCCGTACCTGGCGATCCGCCATCTGCTGGACACCACCGGCAGCGTGGACGAGGCACTGGAAGCCCTGCGCGGCCTGCGACTGGCCAGCTCGCGCTCGCTGACCCTGTGTGACCACGAGCGGACGGTCTGCGTGGAACTCCTGGGCGACGAGCTGCGGTTGCTCCCCGACGCCCAGGAGAGCCGGCACACCAACCACTTCCTGCACCCCGACTTCGCCCCGCGCGACGAACTGAACATCTTCGCCCGCAACTCCTCACTGCGCCGGCTGAAGACGGCCGAGGCCGGCCTGGCCGACCTCGACCCGCGCGCCACCCCCGAGGAGCACTTCGCCCTGCTCTCCCAGCCACCGATCTGCGTCCCGGACGAGGGCGACATCCGGCGCGAACGTACGGTGGCCGCCGTGGTCCTGCTCCCCGAGCGCGGGGAACTGCACCTGCGACCCGGCGATCCGTCCCACTCCGGTACGCAGGTCTTCAGCCTGCGTCCGACATGA